The proteins below come from a single Natrinema sp. SYSU A 869 genomic window:
- a CDS encoding ribonuclease P protein component 4 gives MDVAVERIERLHGLARAAAADGSDDRARYYVRLARRVAERNRLTLPREFRRFTCDRCDTYLRPGKNARVRVRDGHVVITCDCGAHARYPYEE, from the coding sequence ATGGACGTCGCTGTCGAACGGATCGAGCGACTTCACGGCCTTGCTCGAGCGGCGGCAGCGGACGGTTCGGACGATCGGGCCCGATACTACGTCCGGCTCGCCCGGCGGGTCGCAGAGCGAAACCGGCTGACGCTGCCGCGGGAGTTTCGTCGGTTTACCTGTGACCGGTGTGACACATACCTCCGCCCAGGAAAGAATGCCCGTGTGAGAGTACGGGACGGCCACGTCGTTATTACCTGTGACTGCGGTGCACACGCGCGGTATCCCTATGAGGAGTGA
- a CDS encoding mechanosensitive ion channel family protein, with the protein MNGGGIVPLQALGPIGRSLDEFGLTVAQAAAAESAVKFAIALVAIWVVGRAVVLPLVKRTFDTRGIDEHAQNPLLMLTRFGIGFGAVAVAFGFADYGNFLVSMAGIAAAGALAIGLAMQDVISNFVAGVFIYTDKPFRIGDWIEWDDGTYSGTVEDISLRVTRVRTFDNELLTVPNSALTDGVLKNPVDADKLRLKFIFGIGYDDDIERATEIIVEEAERHPDIMDDPAPSVRLTELGDSDVGLQSRFWISNPSRSDFVRTRGEYVTAVKQRFDEDGIDIPYPVRTLEGGFNLESGQSVVQPAE; encoded by the coding sequence ATGAACGGCGGCGGGATAGTCCCGTTGCAAGCCCTCGGTCCGATCGGTCGTAGCCTCGATGAGTTCGGACTCACCGTCGCGCAGGCCGCTGCCGCGGAGAGCGCAGTTAAGTTCGCCATCGCGCTCGTCGCGATCTGGGTCGTCGGCCGAGCGGTCGTCTTACCGCTTGTCAAGCGAACGTTCGATACGCGCGGGATCGACGAACACGCCCAGAACCCGCTGTTGATGCTGACGCGGTTCGGCATCGGGTTCGGTGCCGTTGCGGTCGCCTTCGGGTTCGCCGACTACGGAAACTTCCTCGTCTCGATGGCCGGCATCGCGGCGGCCGGGGCGCTCGCGATCGGGCTCGCAATGCAGGACGTGATCTCGAACTTCGTCGCGGGTGTCTTCATCTACACCGACAAGCCGTTCCGCATCGGCGATTGGATCGAGTGGGACGACGGCACGTACTCAGGCACCGTCGAGGACATCAGTCTCCGAGTAACTCGCGTGCGAACGTTCGACAACGAACTGCTTACCGTGCCAAACTCGGCACTCACCGACGGCGTACTCAAGAACCCCGTTGACGCCGACAAACTCCGGCTAAAGTTCATCTTTGGGATCGGCTACGACGACGACATCGAACGGGCGACCGAGATCATCGTCGAGGAAGCCGAGCGCCACCCTGACATCATGGACGACCCCGCGCCCTCGGTCCGACTGACGGAACTTGGCGACTCCGACGTTGGCCTCCAGTCCCGGTTCTGGATCTCGAACCCCTCCCGTTCCGACTTCGTTCGAACCCGCGGGGAGTACGTCACCGCAGTCAAACAGCGCTTCGACGAGGACGGGATCGACATCCCCTACCCCGTCCGCACCCTCGAGGGCGGTTTCAACCTCGAGAGCGGGCAAAGCGTTGTACAGCCCGCCGAATAA
- a CDS encoding YhbY family RNA-binding protein produces the protein MDKQELKQQAHDLDVTVWVGKSGIDSVVDELDDQLSSRNLVKVKFLRAARAGSSTEEKAADLAERVNAELIDTRGHTAVVHR, from the coding sequence ATGGATAAACAGGAACTCAAGCAACAAGCACACGATCTCGACGTCACCGTCTGGGTTGGGAAGAGCGGTATCGACTCGGTCGTCGACGAACTCGACGACCAACTCTCGAGCCGGAACCTCGTGAAAGTGAAATTCCTCCGTGCTGCCCGTGCAGGGAGTTCGACCGAGGAGAAAGCGGCGGACCTCGCTGAGCGCGTCAATGCCGAGCTAATCGATACGCGCGGCCATACGGCAGTCGTCCATCGATGA
- a CDS encoding ABC transporter substrate-binding protein gives MSRKPSPNDGVSRRSFLAAGVTGAALTMSGCIDRVQSVVDQDGDDQFSLSITTVPADSDRQNIRIARRLEANLEKVGIDVSLDMRSRSELLETVLIDHDFDCYVGLHPADYDPDFLYEALHSTYASEAGRQNPFGFTNMAFDTHLENQRQTDGDERKRHVQSVLTGLAQAKPFDPICIPEEHRVARANRFDGWSEGHLATRHGYLGLEPEDDVDRLHALVTDSRMTRNLNPLSATFRNRGTTIDLLYDSLGTEHEGEVKPWLAKSWDFPEETMGSGSETADGETMRTATVTLREECQFHDGEPVTAEDVAFTYKFLSDTSWGRAPVASPAPRYRGYADVIKAVTVDSDRELTVTVTGGQETVKRAFTVPILPRHIWLKLIDKYATGDDFTAPQGRWTVVSGSNIPPVGSGPFQFDSRSEDESLVLQRFEDHFTLRDDVELPEPTVEEVQFTVDPASNSSITRVEDGGADVTATMLSAHSVPAIPDSSELEQLRSPSRTFYHLGFNVRNAPFSNPHVRRAITQLLDKEAIATDVFYGNATPVASPVTDEWVPESLGWDGDDPVTPFAGTDGDLNVDAAKVAFERAGFRYDDNGRLLGGY, from the coding sequence ATGAGTCGAAAGCCCTCCCCTAACGACGGCGTGAGCAGACGGTCGTTTCTGGCTGCCGGTGTAACCGGGGCGGCCCTCACGATGAGTGGCTGTATTGATCGTGTTCAGAGCGTCGTCGATCAGGACGGAGACGATCAATTCTCGCTGTCCATCACGACGGTTCCAGCAGACTCGGACCGACAAAACATCCGGATCGCCCGCCGGCTCGAGGCGAACCTCGAGAAGGTGGGTATCGATGTCTCGCTGGATATGCGGTCTCGGTCCGAGTTACTAGAGACCGTCTTGATCGACCACGACTTCGATTGCTACGTCGGACTCCATCCCGCCGACTACGACCCCGACTTCCTCTACGAGGCCCTCCACTCCACGTATGCGAGCGAAGCCGGTCGGCAGAACCCCTTCGGGTTCACCAATATGGCGTTCGATACGCATCTTGAGAACCAGCGGCAAACCGACGGTGACGAACGCAAACGACACGTCCAGTCCGTCCTAACGGGACTGGCACAGGCAAAACCGTTCGACCCGATCTGTATTCCCGAGGAACATCGCGTCGCCCGAGCGAATCGGTTCGACGGCTGGAGCGAGGGCCACCTCGCAACCCGCCACGGCTATCTGGGCCTCGAGCCCGAGGACGATGTCGACCGACTGCACGCGCTCGTGACCGACAGTCGGATGACCCGGAACCTCAATCCGCTTTCGGCGACGTTCCGGAACCGCGGGACGACCATCGATCTGCTCTACGACTCTCTGGGGACCGAACACGAGGGTGAAGTCAAACCATGGCTCGCCAAGTCGTGGGATTTCCCGGAGGAAACGATGGGTTCGGGCTCCGAGACAGCAGATGGAGAGACGATGCGGACGGCGACGGTCACACTTCGAGAGGAGTGTCAGTTCCACGACGGTGAACCCGTGACCGCCGAGGACGTCGCCTTCACCTATAAGTTCCTCAGCGATACGTCGTGGGGTCGGGCACCGGTCGCGTCACCGGCACCGCGGTACCGAGGGTATGCCGACGTGATCAAGGCAGTGACGGTCGACAGCGACCGCGAGCTCACGGTCACCGTGACGGGCGGCCAAGAGACTGTCAAGCGGGCGTTTACCGTACCGATTTTGCCCAGACACATCTGGCTCAAACTGATCGATAAGTACGCCACGGGCGATGATTTCACTGCACCGCAGGGACGGTGGACAGTCGTCTCCGGAAGCAATATCCCACCCGTCGGCAGCGGCCCGTTCCAATTCGACAGTCGATCCGAAGACGAGTCCCTCGTCCTCCAGCGCTTCGAGGACCACTTTACGCTTCGGGACGACGTCGAACTCCCCGAACCGACGGTCGAGGAAGTGCAGTTCACCGTCGATCCCGCGAGCAACTCGTCGATCACTCGAGTCGAAGACGGTGGGGCGGATGTCACGGCGACGATGCTCAGTGCACACTCGGTGCCAGCAATTCCCGACTCGTCGGAACTCGAGCAGCTCCGGTCCCCGTCGCGAACGTTCTATCATCTCGGATTCAACGTCCGAAACGCACCCTTCAGCAACCCCCACGTCCGCAGGGCGATCACGCAGTTACTGGACAAGGAGGCGATCGCGACGGACGTGTTCTACGGGAACGCAACGCCCGTCGCATCGCCGGTGACCGATGAGTGGGTTCCCGAGAGCCTCGGGTGGGATGGCGACGATCCAGTGACGCCGTTTGCCGGCACTGATGGCGACCTCAATGTCGACGCCGCAAAGGTGGCGTTCGAGCGAGCCGGGTTTCGATACGATGATAACGGGCGACTACTTGGAGGCTATTAG